DNA from Canis lupus familiaris isolate Mischka breed German Shepherd chromosome 9, alternate assembly UU_Cfam_GSD_1.0, whole genome shotgun sequence:
TGCCaatgcctctgctcctcctatCTTTCCTCAGGGCTGGCTCCTCCTCATCCAGGTCTCTTCAGAAGGCCTCCTGTGACCTCCCTGTCAGAAGTGGCCACCTCCAACCCCACCTCCTTGTCCTCTCTAATGATGTTGTTCTTACAGCACCGCCAGCTAGAATGGAAACTCCACAAAGGCAGGCTCTTTGCTGGTTTCATTCACTGTATCTCAATTACTGAGAACAGTGTTGTACATTCCagatagtcaataaatatttgacctgaatttttatatgaaatttcttcttcttcttaaccTACTCATTTTCTTCCCCAAACCAGAATATTAGCACCCACAAGAGCAGGACTTTGTACACTGTCTAGTTCACCATtatatccccagcacctgggGTAATGGATGGCACACAGCAGatcttgaacaaatgaatgagttcCACAGCAGTTGGGACTCTCCCTACAAGGTCCTGTCCTCCCTGCATGGGGCAGAGAGTGCCACAACTTGTCATACCCTGGGGGAAGCCCTATCTCTAGAACAGGGGGACATGATACAACAGTTAAGAGCATGATCAAggagcgcctggctggttcagttggtggagcatgcaacttttgatcttggggttatgagttcaagtcccacattgggtatagacagacttaataataaaatcttaaaaaaaaaaaaagcatgatctGAATATGAATACTGCCTCCATTCATACTGGCTATATGAAATCATCAAGTTGCTTAAGTGCTCTGagccttgatttcttcatctattaGAGAGGATAATAATAGGACCTACTTGACAGGATGGGTCAAGGATGAACTCTCCTGTTGGGAGGGTTTGGCAAGATCAGGTATGAGCCTGGCATCTGACATCTAATAAGTGACTTTTAAATACTGGCCAGTATTATCACTCAGAGTTCCTGGCCCATTTGCCCATCTCATAGAACACGACAAAGCCTTGGCATAGGAGACAAAAAGCACACCTGCCCACAGTGGCCACACAGGACTCCTCTTTCCTCAGGACGTCACTCCCATgcccttctctgcctttcctaGTGATTGCCACATGTGCAGAAGCTGGAAACTCACATTCACATCCAGGAAACGGAGATACTCTTGGCCAAGGGAGCCCTCAGGCAGACTACGGAGCTTGTCCAGGTCAAGGGTGGACAGTGAGATCCGGGGCCGCTTTCTGCGAGGCAGAAGGCAGGACTTAGGTACTGAGAGAGCAGAAGCAAAGGCAGGTGAGAGGTCCAGCTAGGGCAAAGGTGTGAGAGGTGAAGGGGCAGAGAATAGGGCCACAAATCCGACTTTAGCACCTGCTTCTGGCCAGGACGGTGGCAGGGACTGAGGAGCCTACCAATAGCTAAGGTCATGGTTCCTGCCTGCAGTGGCATAATATAGGAAGCAAGCCTCAGGTGTGATCAGTATACTCACAAAGAACATTGCAGGGGTGGGGGTTAGAGCTAGCCTGTTACGGGAGCTTAGGGAAGGCAGAGGGCCCTATGGCGGGAACTGGGCTGATGCCACCACATTGCACTACCTGCTGGTCATCATAATATGTATGTGAATGGCACCTATGGAGTTGGGCAGTGCCCAGCATGTGCAACCCTCCATGGCCAGGGCATCAAGAAGAGTTCCCTAGAGAAACACAATGCAACTCCAAAGGGATCAGGATCCTCAGAGTGTCTCCAATTCCCCAGGCACAGTTGGGACCTACTGTAGGATCTCGGCACCCTCTGGATCCTTCCTCATCTGGTCCCTGAGGAACTTCAGGGCATAGTATCCTGTGGTCTCCCCTAGGACTGCGACCATgtctgaaaggaaagaaatggggaCAAATGAAGGATATGATCTCAGGTAGGTTACTGGACCTGTCTCCTACATGATAAGCTACAATACTATCTATCTCTTAGTTATGAGGATTCATGTTATACATTTAGCAAAtcacctggcacacaggaagcatTCAATATATGTACCTATAGcattatcattgttattaatcTAATAGGCTGAGGTGGCTCTGATTAGCACAGTGCTCTAAAGAGTTTATAAATCACTTTTACACCCATTATTGCAACAGAATATCATGCCTCCATTGATTACAAGCTTTGGCATCAAAATGTTAGGTTTGGGTTCAGTTGCAATCACCATCTAAGTGAACTTGTAGAAATGCTTCACATTTCCAAGCCTCAGGCTCCTAATTTATGAAATGTGGAGAACACCATTCTTACAGGGTTAATGTGAAAAATCAAGAACACtacacatataaaacatttagtgCAGTGAGCAACCAGCATTAAGTGCTCAGTGAGCGCTCAGTAAGCTGAGCAATCAGTATTAACATTTCTATTAGTAGGAGTAATAGTACTTTCCAGACTTAGAACCCTAAGATGTTCTAGTCATACAtccagccaacatttattgagcatctactatgtgccaggcacattgTAAAATACTGATGATATAGTAGAACAGGGCAGTCAGGGTGTCTGCCTTCATAAGCTTTAATTTTTAGTGGGATGTTATAATTTGGTGTATATTATACCAAACTCTGCAAATCATCTATTTACTCCacaggttctttctttcttttaagatttggtttgagggcacctgggtggctcagtggttgagggtctgtctgcctttggctcaagttgtgatcttgggatcccggcatcgagtcctgcatcgggctccccatagggagcctgctcttccctctgcctgtgtctctgcctctcatgaacaagacagaggaggggggggggggtaggtgcagagggagagaaacaagcagactcccagctgagcagggacccccacgtggggctcgattccaggaccccgggatcatgacctaagccgaaggcagacgcttaacggactgaggcacccaggcgcccctagtccGCAGGTCCTCAAGGTGGCTGGATGACAGACTCTTCTGGTAGTTTATTTCCCTCCCCGAGCTCGGGATGATTTGGCTGGAGCTCAGGGTGGGACCCAAGCAGCTGCATTGTTGTGAACCTTGCGCGTGATGATGGGATGCAGCCAGGTTTGGGAACCCGGACCCAGTTTCCTCTCCGGTTACCACCAGGGGACGGGCAGAGAGAGGTCAGCACCTGCCAGGCTCCCCCCCGCAAGGGTGCGTGCCGACCTCCCGCTGTCCTGCAGGAGCGCCGGCGCGGGCGGCCTTACCGTGCCGGTACGGGTTATAGAGAGCCATTCCGGCCGAGCCGGCAGCCAGCAGCGCCTTCTGCagcggggaggtggggaggtggcccGGGTAGAGCAGGCCGGCGCCATGGCGCGCGCCTCGGAGCCACACATCTGCGGGGAAAGACGAAGGCGGTGGTCAGAGGAGCCTGGCTCGCCAGGCTTCCCTCCCGCCTCCTCACTTGCCTGCAGCTGGCCCTCGGCGGCCGCCGAGCGCGCGGAGAGGGCGTAGGGCCGAGCGCAGCAGCGTCGCCATTGGCAGCAGGCCCCCGCCGGCCGCGGGAGAGTGAGCGCGGAGGGCGGACGCCGCGAACCTCTCCGGCCGCGGAGCTCCAGGAACGGCCTTTGAAGGAGAAAAATCGTAGCACGGGCAGAAGGCCTAATCGCTAGGTATGAGAGGGAAACCCAGGCGACCTGTCTATCACCTGCTTCCACCGAAGCAAAactctccccatttcccttcaCTTCCGGCAAGGGTCCCCAGGTGAGCCCCGCTAGCTTGGGGTTCAGCGCCGGACCCCAATTCTCTCTCCCCTGCGCGTTTTCCCGGAGGCCAATAAGACGTGAACCTCTTCCGGCTGCGAAACATGGCGGCGCTCATGCTCCGGACCTCATTTAGGGTGGGACCGTACGGCACTTCCGTTCAAGAGCAGCTGTTCCGCCAGCCAGCGCCGCGGGCTTTGAGCATGGGGTCCTGCGCCCTGGCGCGGCTGCAGGGGCTCTTCGCGGTCTACAAACCCCCGGGGCTAAAGTGGAAGCACCTGCGGGACACCGTGGAGCTGCAGCTTCTGAAGGGTGAGTGCCTGGAACCAGACCCACGATCCCGCTCCGCCGCTTCTCCCGGGAGTCCACCTCCGCCTCTCATCCTTCCGGCAAAGTGAAGTCATGTGACCCAGGCTCCTGGGCAGAGCTTATTCTGCACACCGTTACTCCTCACATTCCCCTGCGTTCAGATGGCCAAATAGTGTCCATTATCCTAAGTCGTAGAGtcggaatttgaacccaggcctgtctCTGAGCTGCTATCCTATACGTCGTGGGTTTTGTCTTCTACGTCTGCACacctccccgtccccccccccccccccaggtgttTGGACAGAATTGACCTCATGCCCTTTACCTTTGTGTACTCAGGTGTCAATGCTGGGAAGCCTCCTGCCCCTGAACAGCGTGTTCGTTTCCTGTTAGGACCCGTAGGAAGCGATGAAGAGAAGGAGCTTACCCTCACAGCCACCAGTGTGCCCACCCTCACCAACCATCCCCTGGGTAAGGGGGCCTGGGTGTCACCTCCCAGGCAGTCTCTGCGCAGAGTCCGTGTCCCAGTCGGTACTCAGACTCCCGTCCCAGATCCCTTGATGGGCCGCAGTGGGGATGAAGTATTTGACCAGGAGTCGCCAAATTTTCTGGAAAGGTCCAGATAGCAAATGCTTTAGGTTTTGCAGGCCCAGTTCTGCCATTGCAGTGCAGAGAACCTGTAGGTAGTATGGAATGCAATGAAcctgactgtgttccaataaagctttagttatggaaagtgacatttgagtttCATATACTTTTCCTATGTCACAAAATGTTATTCTCTTGATTCTTTTGGAACcactgaaatatgaaaaaaaaatttaactcatgGGCTTAAAAAAACAGGCTTGAGGATTTGGCCTGTGGACTGTAGTTTTCTGACACCTTTTAACTATTCTGGGACTCCAGTTGGGAGATGAGACCTTCAGGTAGAAGTCCTAAGGCAGATGTTTTGGGTTCTTGGgaaagggtgattttttttttcattaaatatttaatttatttattcacgagagacacacacagagaggcagagacataggcagagggagaggcaggctccctgcggggaacagGATGTCTGACTCTATCtgaggacccccaggatcatgacctaagccaaaggcagacagccattaagccacccaggtgccctgaaagagtgattttttttttttttttttagtcaacaAAGCTACCCAAGAATGGAACTAGTGATAATGAGTTCTTTGTCACTAGACAGTATTAGGAAGACTGATAGACTTGATCAGAAACCACTAAAACCCCTTTGGCAGTGATATTTAGTGACTTTACAGTGTAGCAATAACAAGTATGTACTGAGGATCTCTTCTATATTAGATACTGTGTTAAGCTCTCGCCAAGTaccatttcattaaattttcacCACAACCCTGTGAAGTGAGTCCTGTTCTCATTTCACAAATGCTCAATGTTGACATTAAGTAACCTAGCCTATATTCAGTAGGCTCTTAACCATCCTGTATCCTTCCCCTAAGTACCTCTTGTTCTGTAGAAGTGTATGTGCTTCTGGCTCATTCCttcatgcagtttttttttttttttaacagcattatTGAGAtatacacaaaaacacacatttttatttttttatttttaaaacccacatttttaaaaaaagattttattcatttatttgagagagagcacatgtgcatgtgtggagcccaaagcagggctcaatcccaggaccttgagatcatgactccaggtgaaactaagagtcaggtgctcaactaagccacccagcccgCCCCCACATgttttactgtatatatttttaatgagttaTTCATTCTTTCAGTAGTTACTTTCTGAGCACCTAGTGAATTCTGGGCTCTGGGGGTAGAACTAGGGACCCAGGCCCCACCTTCAGGAACTTACCACCTCCATTTTCTTACCGGAGTGGCAGACTCTTCTGCCACAGCTGAGTAGGAAAGTTGAGTCCCAGTGTTAAGTCCAGTCCAGTCAAAACCTCTCACAGGGGGAATGATGATAGGGAGATTAACAAGCCCTTTTTCTGGGCCCAGGGAGCTGAGGAAATGGTTCTGGGCCTCAGATTCCATGGTAGGAAGCAAGAGTCCAACCTGATCCTGGTTTGGGGTCCATGAGGCTACGTCCTAGGAATGAAGCAATTGTGCAGGCTGAAATCATCCTGGAGGCTGGATTCATTGAGGAAAGGGaccttgtttgtttctttctagtcTGCGGACCAGCATTCACCAGCCTGAAGGTTGGTGTGGGACACCGTCTGGATGCCCAGGCGTCTGGGGTGCTTGGTAAGTGATGTAGTGAGCCTAGGGTGCAGTGATACAGGCTTGGGGGAAGACTGGGGAGCAACGATGAACCCAGGCCACTTCCATCCTGACAGCCGTTTCCCACTGCTGTCCTCCTTCGCTGATTCCTGCCCCAAGTCTGATCAGCTGGTGGAATGGGGGGAATGTCCTAATTGCCCACTTTGTGCATATGTTTTCATTAGATAGATAGTTTATgattttatgaagaaaagaaggCTCCAGGAGCTTAGCTGACTTGTTCGGTGTTATGTGGCTGGTGAATGACCCTGGTCCAGGGAGCAAAAGCTTTCACTTGTGTGGGGTAGCCAAGAGCATGACTCTGGCCCTACTGGCCAGGATCTGAATGTCTTTGGAGCTGGACACACAAAGCCCTGAGTCATGAACCATCTGTGTCCCCAGGGCAGGCGGTGGCCACATCCTCCATGCGCGGTAGTCACAATCCCCTTGTCTCATTTCCTGGGCACAGGCAGGGAGACATGAtctcatgctccctctccctgtcctccctctccAGGAGTGAATGGAGGGTCATTCTCTGCTTTcttcagagggagaaacaggcaggaaTGGCCACAGTGCCCCTTTATCGGGCCCTTCCTTTGTTCTGACTTCTTTCTGTGCATTGCCTCAATCTTCAAAACAGCCACAGGGATCAGAAGTATTttgtatccccattttactgatggggGAGCTTGAGGCCCAAGGAGGCTATTGGACAAGCTTAGAGCCACCCCAGATTTGAGTGTAGGTCTATGTGACTGGGCCAGTGGTCT
Protein-coding regions in this window:
- the COQ4 gene encoding ubiquinone biosynthesis protein COQ4 homolog, mitochondrial, translated to MATLLRSALRPLRALGGRRGPAADVWLRGARHGAGLLYPGHLPTSPLQKALLAAGSAGMALYNPYRHDMVAVLGETTGYYALKFLRDQMRKDPEGAEILQKRPRISLSTLDLDKLRSLPEGSLGQEYLRFLDVNRVSPDTRAPTRFVDDEELAYVIQRYREVHDILHTLLGMPTNLLGEITVKWFEAVQTHLPMCILGALFGPIRLSAQSLQVLISELIPWAVQNGHRAPCVLNLYYERRWEQPLRALREELGITDAPTCMSGAWPRP